A genomic region of Raphanus sativus cultivar WK10039 chromosome 6, ASM80110v3, whole genome shotgun sequence contains the following coding sequences:
- the LOC108809744 gene encoding LOW QUALITY PROTEIN: bifunctional enolase 2/transcriptional activator (The sequence of the model RefSeq protein was modified relative to this genomic sequence to represent the inferred CDS: deleted 1 base in 1 codon): NPPENLLCSLLKKDPTQQTAIDNFMVHELDGTQNECGWCKQKLGANAILAVSLDVCKAGAVVSGIPLYKHIANLAGNPKIVLPVPAFNVINGGSHARNKLAMQEFMILPIRASSFKEAMKMGVKVYHHLKSVIKKKYGQDATNVGDEGGFAPNIQENKEGLELLKTAIEKAGYTAKVVIGMDVAASEFYSSDKTYDLKFKENVEILLPY; this comes from the exons AATCCGCCGGAAAATCTCCTCTGCTCATTGTTAAAAAAA GACCCAACTCAGCAGACTGCTATTGACAACTTCATGGTCCATGAACTTGATGGAACCCAGAACGAGTGTGGTTGGTGCAAGCAAAAG CTTGGAGCAAATGCCATTCTTGCTGTTTCTCTTGATGTTTGCAAAGCTGGGGCCGTTGTCAGTGGCATTCCTCTCTACAAG CATATTGCCAATCTTGCTGGTAACCCTAAGATCGTGCTACCGGTTCCTGCTTTCAAC GTCATCAATGGTGGATCACATGCAAGAAACAAACTTGCTA TGCAGGAGTTTATGATTCTCCCTATTAGAGCTTCATCTTTCAAAGAAGCCATGAAAATGGGTGTTAAAGTTTACCACCACTTGAAG tctgtgatcaagaagaagtATGGTCAGGATGCCACCAACGTTGGTGATGAAGGTGGCTTTGCACCAAACATTCAGGAGAACAAGGAAGGTCTTGAATTGCTCAAGACTGCCATTGAGAAGGCTGGCTACACTGCCAAGGTCGTCATTGGTATGGATGTTGCCGCTTCTGAGTTCTACTCATCAGACAAGACCTACGACTTGAAATTCAAAGAAAATGTGGAAATTTTACTCCCTTATTGA
- the LOC108809301 gene encoding F-box/FBD/LRR-repeat protein At3g52680, with protein MAEDRISQFPEDLILQILSLVPVKTAVSTSVLSKKWHSRWKSVAKLKFNSEDYQSEHQTFSETVHKSLLSYEPKVLESFHLSFGSDKADAVDVVHWIKTAFALNLRTLALEFHIEPFELDEFVFTSCLCTCDTLETLELGSLILVDIPAPGSMKSLKKLHLIQALYTNDESICNLLSSCPRLEELVVERSYEYTLKLFTIKVPSLQRLRIYDHNDDAEFIGYVIDVPSLKYLEIGGLRCPQFSLNAPELVEAYIGRVSNVISESIVSVRRLVLNVSASETVYPPTGCIFYQLVYLQIYTHEPGWYDLLTWMLEHSPKLQVLRLVSIYRSDPDYEELGWEWIKPKCVPECLLSHLETFVWRRYDWKRENEEEVATYILKNARGLKSATFSTDPIEPDQLDKLKHRCRMRKKLDGVLKASKTCHLVFKFE; from the exons ATGGCTGAGGACAGGATCAGTCAGTTTCCTGAAGATTTGATTCTGCAAATCCTTTCTTTAGTTCCAGTAAAAACTGCAGTGTCAACGAGTGTCTTGTCTAAAAAATGGCATTCTCGTTGGAAGTCGGTggcaaaactaaaatttaattctGAGGATTACCAGAGTGAACACCAAACATTTTCAGAGACTGTTCACAAGTCTCTCCTTTCATATGAACCTAAGGTTCTAGAGAGTTTTCATCTCAGCTTTGGATCAGATAAGGCTGATGCAGTAGATGTTGTACATTGGATTAAAACTGCGTTTGCTCTAAATTTGCGTACATTGGCACTCGAATTTCACATCGAGCCATTCGAGCTCGACGAATTCGTATTTACGAGTTGCTTGTGTACTTGTGATACACTAGAGACTTTGGAACTCGGGAGTCTGATTCTTGTAGATATCCCTGCACCGGGTTCGATGAAGTCTCTTAAAAAGCTGCATCTTATTCAAGCGTTATACACAAACGATGAATCTATCTGTAACCTTTTATCTAGCTGTCCTAGACTTGAAGAACTCGTTGTGGAACGATCTTACGAATATACTCTGAAATTATTCACTATCAAAGTCCCTTCTTTGCAGAGATTAAGGATTTACGATCACAATGATGATGCCGAGTTTATTGGATATGTGATAGATGTTCCTTCTCTGAAATACTTAGAGATTGGAGGGTTACGATGTCCACAGTTTTCACTGAATGCACCGGAGTTGGTGGAGGCATATATTGGTAGAGTTTCTAATGTAATCAGTGAATCTATCGTTTCAGTCAGACGTCTTGTCTTGAATGTATCAGCTTCGGAg ACTGTATATCCTCCTACTGGATGTATCTTCTATCAACTGGTATATCTACAGATATATACGCATGAACCAGGCTGGTATGATCTACTTACTTGGATGCTCGAACATTCACCTAAACTACAAGTCTTGAGGCTCGTTAGT ATATATAGGAGTGATCCTGATTATGAAGAGCTCGGCTGGGAATGGATTAAGCCAAAGTGTGTTCCTGAATGTTTGTTGTCACATCTAGAGACATTTGTGTGGAGAAGATACGATTGgaaaagagaaaatgaagaagaagtggCTACATATATTCTAAAGAATGCACGAGGGTTGAAGAGTGCAACTTTCTCTACAGATCCCATTGAACCGGACCAGCTTGACAAGTTGAAACATAGATGTAGGATGCGCAAAAAATTGGATGGTGTGCTCAAGGCTTCTAAAACATGCCACCTTGTGTTCAAGTTTGAATAA
- the LOC108809032 gene encoding ubiquitin-conjugating enzyme E2 19, producing the protein MAAVNGHQGNTPAETTPAATGSKQPAPPAKSVDSQSVLKRLQSELMGLMMGGDPGISAFPEEDNIFCWKGTITGSKDTVFQGTEYRLSLAFSNDYPFKPPKVKFETCCFHPNVDLYGNICLDILQDKWSSAYDVRTLLLSIQSLLGEPNISSPLNNQAAQLWSNQKEYRKMVEKLYKPLNA; encoded by the exons ATGGCGGCGGTAAATGGGCACCAAGGAAACACTCCGGCGGAGACAACCCCGGCGGCCACCGGATCGAAACAACCTGCTCCTCCGGCTAAATCCGTCGATAGCCAATCCGTTCTCAAAAG GCTACAATCTGAACTAATGGGTTTAATG aTGGGAGGTGATCCGGGGATATCTGCTTTCCCAGAGGAAGACAATATATTCTGCTGGAAAGGAACAATCACTGGAAGCAAAGATACTGTGTTTCAAGGAACTGAGTACAGACTCTCCCTCGCTTTCTCCAACGACTATCCTTTCAAACCTCCCAAAGTTAAGTTCGAGACTTGCTGCTTCCATCCCAATGTCGACCTCTATGGCAATATTTGCTTGGACATTCTTCAG GATAAATGGTCATCGGCTTACGATGTGAGGACGTTATTACTCTCGATTCAAAGCCTTCTCGGAG AACCGAACATCAGCTCGCCATTGAACAATCAAGCAGCTCAGCTTTGGAGCAATCAAAAAG AGTACAGGAAGATGGTTGAGAAGCTCTACAAACCATTGAACGCATGA
- the LOC108809138 gene encoding cytochrome P450 705A22-like has protein sequence MATMIFVDFQNCFILILLCFFSLLCYSLFFKKPKNSLGYDLPPSPPSLPIIGHLHLLLSSLTHKSLQKLSSKYGPLLRIRIFNVPIILVSSASVAYEIFKSHDVNVSSRGVAAIDESLVFGSSGIIHAPYGDYWKFMKKFIATKLLRPDALERSRGIRAEELHRFYSSLLEKARNNESVEISKEAMKFINNTLCRMSMGRSFSEENGEADRVRGLVVESYTLTKKMFLASLLRRPLKKLGIPLFKKEIMSVSDRLDELLERILVEHREKLDMNHQDKDMMDVLLAAYRDQEAEYKITMNQIKAFFVELFVGATDTSVQTTQWTMAEILSNPNVLERLREEIDSAVGSSRLIQETDLPNLPYLQAVVKEGLRLHPPGPLLVRTFQERCEIKGYYIPEKTRLVINAYAVMRDPDSWEDPDEFKPERFLSTKEEEKELALKYLPFGGGRRGCPGGNLSQIFVGTAIGVMVQCFEWKIEGGKVNMEEGFEGMNLSMAHPLKCVPVARPQTLSFTSNL, from the exons ATGGCAACTATGATCTTCGTTGACTTTCAAAACTGCTTCATCTTGatcctcctctgtttcttctcacTCCTCTGTTATTCTCTCTTCTTCAAGAAACCAAAGAACTCACTAGGATATGATCTGCCTCCTAGCCCTCCTTCTCTTCCGATCATCGGTCATCTCCACCTTCTCCTTTCTTCTCTAACCCACAAGTCTCTTCAGAAACTCTCCTCCAAGTACGGACCTCTCCTCCGTATCCGCATCTTCAACGTCCCAATCATTCTCGTCTCCTCTGCCTCAGTGGCCTACGAGATCTTCAAGTCCCACGACGTGAACGTCTCCTCTCGCGGTGTTGCTGCCATCGATGAGTCCCTCGTGTTTGGATCTTCCGGTATCATCCACGCTCCTTATGGAGATTACTGGAAGTTCATGAAGAAGTTCATCGCCACTAAGCTGCTCCGACCAGATGCACTCGAGAGGTCACGAGGTATCCGTGCTGAAGAGCTACATCGATTTTATAGCAGCCTTCTCGAGAAGGCAAGGAACAATGAGAGTGTCGAGATCAGCAAAGAAGCGATGAAGTTTATAAACAACACGTTGTGCAGGATGAGCATGGGAAGGAGTTTTTCAGAGGAGAACGGCGAGGCGGATAGAGTCAGGGGCTTGGTGGTTGAATCATATACCTTGACGAAGAAGATGTTCCTGGCCTCTTTATTGCGTAGACCGCTCAAGAAACTTGGAATCCCATTATtcaagaaagagataatgagtGTTTCTGACAGACTTGATGAGCTGCTAGAAAGGATTCTTGTGGAACACAGAGAGAAGCTGGACATGAACCATCAAGATAAGGATATGATGGACGTGTTGTTGGCGGCTTACAGAGACCAAGAGGCGGAGTATAAGATAACTATGAATCAAATCAAGGCGTTTTTCGTG GAGCTTTTTGTTGGAGCCACGGATACCTCGGTGCAAACAACTCAGTGGACAATGGCTGAGATCCTTAGTAATCCTAACGTTCTTGAGAGACTGAGAGAGGAGATTGATTCGGCTGTAGGGAGTTCAAGGTTGATTCAAGAAACAGATTTACCAAATCTTCCTTATTTGCAAGCAGTGGTTAAAGAAGGACTAAGATTACACCCGCCTGGTCCACTTCTAGTAAGGACGTTCCAAGAAAGATGCGAGATCAAAGGGTATTACATACCAGAGAAGACAAGACTTGTTATCAATGCTTATGCTGTGATGAGAGATCCTGATTCTTGGGAAGATCCTGACGAGTTTAAGCCTGAGAGGTTTCTAAGTActaaagaagaggagaaagagctAGCGCTTAAGTACCTTCCTTTTGGAGGCGGAAGGAGAGGATGTCCTGGAGGAAATCTATCTCAAATATTCGTAGGAACCGCGATAGGTGTGATGGTGCAATGCTTTGAATGGAAAATAGAAGGAGGTAAGGTCAACATGGAAGAGGGTTTTGAAGGAATGAACCTAAGCATGGCGCATCCGCTTAAGTGTGTTCCGGTTGCTAGACCTCAAACTCTTTCTTTTACTTCCAATCTGTAA
- the LOC108807721 gene encoding geranylgeranyl pyrophosphate synthase 10, mitochondrial-like, producing MEKLKGKDTKSALQPLHAIEEEDAFLALSVTHTLAATSENVPPSRVSRAVFEMMKAVGTDGLVAGQAADLAGEKMVLVENDKRLEYLEFIHIHKTAALLEALVMGCIVGGGSDEEVERLRRYARCVGLMYQVVDDVLDVTKSSEELGKTAGKDLIAGKLTYPRVMGVEKSKEYVEKLNREACEHLQGFDSDKVAPL from the exons atggaaaagCTGAAGGGAAAAGACACAA AATCTGCCCTACAGCCACTGCATGCTATTGAAGAAGAAG ACGCGTTTTTAGCTCTCTCCGTAACGCACACGCTGGCAGCCACGTCGGAAAACGTTCCTCCGTCGAGGGTTTCGAGAGCTGTGTTTGAGATGATGAAAGCCGTTGGAACTGACGGTCTCGTGGCGGGTCAAGCGGCGGATCTGGCCGGAGAGAAGatggttttggtggaaaacgATAAAAGATTGGAGTATCTTGAGTTTATACATATTCATAAAACGGCGGCGTTGCTCGAAGCGCTGGTCATGGGATGTATAGTGGGAGGTGGGTCTGATGAGGAGGTTGAGAGACTTCGAAGATATGCGAGATGCGTTGGGTTGATGTATCAGGTGGTGGACGATGTGCTTGATGTAACGAAGTCGTCGGAGGAGCTAGGGAAGACCGCTGGTAAAGATTTGATCGCCGGGAAGCTGACGTATCCGAGAGTGATGGGAGTGGAGAAGTCGAAGGAGTATGTGGAGAAGTTGAACAGAGAAGCGTGTGAACATCTTCAAGGGTTTGATTCAGACAAGGTGGCTCCTCTGTGA